The sequence below is a genomic window from Falco rusticolus isolate bFalRus1 chromosome 8, bFalRus1.pri, whole genome shotgun sequence.
GCATTCAGAGGTCAGACACATACATTCCAGAAGGAACAGTActaacttgctttttttttttttttgactgacaAGTGTTAACTTCTGAAAGTATTGCATATTTCATACACTTGCAAGTATCTCCcagcataaaagaaaattctcatGTCATGCATTATTAGTAAGACCAGTCTACTAATTAGTTGCAGCAATTTTACAGTATCATGTACCTAACATACTAAATGAATAACAGAGGTAATTAAGAATTACCTTTATACAACTGCtttgtcatattttaaatgtgtatctACTAACTAGCACAAGCTTAGGGCAAACCTTCTTGGCTATATAAAAGCTTTCAAGTAgggtttcctctttttttaatcaagaaatgtctttaagctggaaaaagaaacagctgaattCTGCGGGAAGATAGTGATGCCACCCATTGCAACTTTGAACACATATGCAGAACTCAAGAGCCCTGCATCCCATGGATCCCAGAGTTATTAGACAGTTTAATCAGTATGTAAATAATTATATGCTACACATTTACTAAGAGGTGAACTTACTGTGAAAGGGACTTGGCTCTGTCTGTGGCTGTCACCTCTTGCTTCTGACCATGTAGAAACAAAGCTGCAGTTTTGTGAAACATTTCAATGGAGCATGCTGTCAGTTCAGCCAGACTTCTTATGGCAAACGCATGAACGTCCTGCAAGAGTTAAAAAGATTCCCCATACCATATGAAACCTGgaagcttttattatttaaaacaagtgAATCACAATGTACTATGACTACACTGCCCTTTCAGACCTCAGAATCTACACAGAAATAGAAACCCGCAAATTCTGGAATCACAACTGTAACTTAGCAGCCAGGTAAACACTCTGCAGTCAGATATTCTCTTCCTTCATTACTCCATTACCTCTACTGATATTTTAGCATCATGGTCACCATCTCTGGATTCTACTTCTTGGTTTTCttcactctctttttcttctttaggaaGACTACTGTTGAATCGTGCTATCCATTCATGAGCAGATGTCCTCACCTGTATGAAGATGTACCATAGTATTTAATGACTGGAACAAAGCCCCCCTCTACATACCTCAAAACATGGAGTATTGGATCTCTCTAGAGGAAGGAAACAGCTACAACTCCTGAGCTAGTGAGAAGAACCAGGACAAACGATCCTAGTGCTTTCAGCACATCAACTGATGCAGTTGAGGGCAATTATTTCTCTAGCACCAGGTGCTGGATTTTACCAGCAAGAAGATGACTAACAGAGGTGCTTCAGAAACACATCTGCAGAATGCTGCTGCCACTTGGTGGATCTGAAGGGTAGTGAAATGAAGGCAAGAAACAGGATTCTTCCTCATACCAACTTCTGAACACAGTAAAACCAGCTGCTTTGTACCAAGAGGAGGGCTTCAGTTCATGACTGTAGGTTGATTTCACATGGTGGCTGAAGACTTACTGCTCCCAGTTATCTTTGCCACCACTTATAACTGCCCAGTGACAGGCCAAAGACACGCTGATGTCTACTGATTCAGAGCCAAAGACCTTACAGAACATGATTTTGCCCTATAAAGTCAAAGGAAAAGGCCCAATCTCTTTTGCCTACCATTGTCAAAGGATCTAAAACATGGCTTGTTTTCATGCATTTGATATTTTCACAGGCAAAGCAGGACTGAGAAACAGTTCCTGTGAGGAATCTCTTCAGCTTTTAGAAGATGGGAAATAACTCACCATGATCAGTTTGTCTGGCTTTGAGGAGATACGCAATTCTGAAAACAACTCTGTTACTTCTTTTGTGAACTCCTCGTCTCCTAAAGGACAGGAAAGGTTAAAGAACCCACACAGAAGACAGATACAGGGATAAGCAGCACTTCAATGCACAACTAGTTCTGCACAAGTGTGTCAActgtttcctttatttcctctttgAATCATCACCTCAGGCAAGAATGCAAACCTggtctttttaaatacagtttataaGGGAAGTTCTGAAAAGGTGGAGACATCAGTGCcagaaggttaaaaaaaagaaagcttttgctttctgaattctGGTTTTTTAACTaaggttttttggggttttgtttggttttgtttgtgggttgttttttttttaccacacTAACTTGAGCATCACCTTGGAGAATCTGAAATATCACTTGAAACCTATGGTTTTCCTATTACATACAGCAGGGCAGATGTTAACAGTGGTGGGAAGGCTAAGAGATCCATCATGTGCAActataaaatatacattaaatgCTAAATGATAGCAAGTGCAGGTGTGTAAGCCCTCCCTGATGAGCCATTTAGGtaaaagcaatgcagaaatttacatttaaatctGCATAATCCTCAAGAATCAGATGGTTCTTGTGGATGGATGCCCCTCTGAATCTTTTGGTCTGTGTGGCtaactcatttaaaaaataaataaaaaggctttttgcTTTCCCATGGGTTGGACAACTCTATTCACAGTCTTTCCTTCATGGTCAGGGAAACCCAGCATCTCTCTGAATTTGCATCTTGGCTCAAGGTCAGTTGTATGAACTGCCCAGGAGTCAAACAACTCTAATCCTGCCCTGGCAAGAAATCATTCCTGCTACAGAATTAATGCACAGTAGCTTTCCAGAGATGAAGGGTATTGCTACCTGTCATGCTCCTGGCCACAGGCAGCTTTAGGATTAAGTATCCAGTTAAAGAGTAACTTTGGAATCATGCCCATTGCTAGTGATCAGGGCTGGTTGGTTCTATACTGAGAATATCGTTAAGAACCAGCTTCTCCTTCCAGAACCTGGGGCTCACTtacccttcctttcttcttcttcttcttcaaaGAATTCAggtaaagaaaatgcttctttgaGTTGCTGCATTTCCTCCTTCAGTGTGTCCAATACTTCTCCAGACAAGGTGTTTAGAACTGATTTCACCTGGTTAGGGGCAGCACAACCAAAGAGAAAATCACAAATccaacaagaaaaagaaacaggatggAAGACGCAGCACTGGTTTACATTGTGTGTAAAAACATCAAAGAACGATGTAATTGGGAAGTGGTATTTTCctacagaaagaaggaaagggaaaaagaccTAGTTGTGAAGTCCTGTTAGGTAATAATGGATTCTTAAGGAGttcttcaattttctttcataaaaaaacaaacagtgaaTGACTTGTGAAATTGCATGCTGATCTGCCCTCCTACCTGCCCCAAGGCAGAGACGACAATCTCTGCTGTGCTCACAACACTCTCCTCTTCTGCAGACCCAGGCAGCAAACAAGTGGGTATGAGGACAGAGCAACTCATGAGAAGTTGCTGAAGACATGCAGGAGCGGCGGCTAGCTGGGTATAGAGAATGGCTTTAGGAGCTGACGTGGGACATAACGCTCCCAAGGTAAACACCAGATCATAACGCAGGGGTCAAAGTGAAGTTGTGTTATCAATCACTTTATAGCAAGTTTTGAGCACTTGATtttacatgtatatacatatatttctgatcttttttgCCCTGCTCAGCCAAACTcaaaaaagaaggcaaattgCTCAAGGCCATTACCTTTGATTCACTCTCTCTGGAAAGCATCTCTAAGGCCTCCAGATGCGAAAGACCCTGAAATTCATCAAACAGTAACCCATAATGGGCTTTCTTCTCTGTAGCCATGGTAACCTCAGTAGCTGtctgctgctcttctttctcctttgcctCTCGTAAgaccttgaaaagaaaaacagagggcTCAGGTCAGTGCCAGAAGATACAGTATATGGGAGGAGAAGCTTTTTCATTCAACAGTAAAAACTGTTGCTTAATGACCGgactgcaaaagcagcaaaaagaaatgagagaaacCAATGAGGAGCCGATACAGAACTGCCATACCTGAGATAACGTAGAGTTTCTGTTCATTAGGCCCTTTGTTTTTTTGAACCCAGGGTCTCCCTCAGCTATTACATCCATTGTCTTTTTCCCGATGAATTCCAAGGCATCCAGACCTCCACTGATAACACTTTTCCCCTAGGAATCACGTTTGGATACAGAGAGTGATTAAAACTTGCAGAAGACTATACAATTGAAGAAATTGAGTTGGGGGATTTGAATCAGCAATGTTACAGTACACACTCACAGAAAAGCCACATTGGTCCTTGCCACCCTAAAATTCAACCCTAATCACCACAATGAGAGCAGGACGACAACGTAACAGCCACAACACACTATCATCCAACAGTTTAATGTAGTACTCTGGCTACTGCAGTAATCTGATGAGaagtatattttcattttgtgaacAAGCTGGTTCTCagcacattaaaatattcagttctCATCCTTCAACCAAAAAACACTAGACCTGTGGGTTTTGGTTGCTGACTCTCGTTCAAGCCTTAATAGCAGAAGCAAGCTTTCCATCAGCGGCTTTTTCAGATTCATGGGCAAATTGACAAGACAGCAGATCACAAAAGCACAGTTTCTAAGGGTAATGGGTTCCTTTGAAGTGCATTTCTCATGGTCACAGGAGCAAGCTGATTTCCAAGTAATTTGGGCTAGTTTCACAGAAGTTTTTGAAGAGAATGGATTTCATCTCTAGACAGTTCTGTGCAAATCAGTAGAAATATTCCAGGAGTGAGTCTGACCCAGCATTTACCTGAATACTCTaaaggaagggagcagggaTAACAGAGTACAGATGTGACACGCACAAACCACACAGTCCACTTTTTGTTATGCATGTATCAACACTGAGTACAGAACTATCAAAATTCAAGACATCTTACACATTAAATGCCAGTTAGAAGCAAGGCACAGGATAAAGGTTGTCTGAAGGTTGAAACCGTTTCTCACCATTCAGCCCACaaaagtcaaaattaaaaaagtttcCTCTTACAATGTTTTAGATGAAAGGCAAAAACCCCAACGCTCTCTTAAACGCATTTTCTCTTGCATTCCCAACTCACTCACTGTGCTTTGGACAGCAGTAGAGATGGTTGATAAAACTCCAAGAGCCCCAGCAATAGGAAAGGAACTGCCGTCATCAACCGCAtctgtgctgccagcaccaggatTCTCGCTTCCTGCATTAGAAGGCAGAAAATTAAGTTCCTTGCTCCCAAAAAAAGATCCTGTCAGCTGCAGAGTGCAGAAAATCAACAAACACCGAGTgtcagccaggagcagggctaGAATTGGGATTATTTTCCTACCTACTTTTCAGAACCAACAGAAGTAAGCAATAGAGTATTATTTTAGCACAGAGATGTCTACCTCAATATACATGACGCCGAGAAGGTGGTATTATTTTGCAGCTAATTACATTATGAGaaatgttttggtgtttttcttacGCAGTAAAAACTGACCTCTTGTAGCATCTCTGGCCTCTGAAGAGATTTCACTAGGACTGGGGATCCCAAGggttgtttctgctttttctatgACATTTGAAATACCTTGACCTAGAGAAGACAGCAGTATTACTTTAACCGTGACATATAACAGAAATCAGAACAGAACAGGATTAGggctgcattatttttttaattattattctggATTCCTCCTTTCAAGACAGTTTGCCCACCACTAAAACCTACCACTACCCAGCTTGCTTACCAATATAATGAACTCAGGTTTCATCTCAGCTTTTAAATCAAGCTGTAAACACCAGCTGAATACCGTTTAAAATACAGGCTTAAAATTATGTAAACAACTTAAAAACTTGAAAGTAATTTTGGCTGAGCATATCTCCTTAATCTCACTGTACCTTTCGGTACAAGTTTTCCCTGTTACTTGAACAATTCTCTTGACATTTTTCCAATAATTGCTGCTATAACAGAAATCTCCTTCTCTAGAAACAAGCTCAAAAGCAGTAGCTTGACACATGAAGCAtggttaaaatatttatcaaacaCCAGAAAGAGCCTTACCTACAGTAGCTACAGTAGCAGAGGCAGTTGACAGAAGAGATTTCCCCCAGCTTCCCCAGTACCCCCATCCTGTCTGAACTGCAGCAGGAGAATCTGAGACctttaatgaagaaaagcagaagagagagatgGAGATATTGTGGTGAGGAGAGGAACACAAGCAGTCTGTGATGTGTAACTTTTGcgcagctttttcttttcagacaaaCAGCAAtgtgaattttcagaaaaggattGGGGCTTATGCTCAGAAAGCTTCTGTGCTCAAAGTCATGAAACGTGCAGTCACATTATTCAGTGGGCACAGGAACATACCATGAGGCTTTCAGCTGCGGGCTCTTCtgtggcagcaggctggcttGGGGGTTTGAGTTCAGGTCTTTTCCGAGTCATAGGCACAGGCTCAAGCTCTTGCTCTTCAGTGCTGTCAGTGCAGCCAagttcctctgctttctgttcattttcatctttgtaagaggtttcttctttcagattttcacCACTGTCTTTCTCAGACATGACTATGAACATCCATagaaagaaagcagataaaataaTCACTTCCTTGTACACTTTGACATTAGTTCAAACGCAtcacatttgtgttttaaataattaaacacaaCTAAGACAGAAATCCCTTCATGTTACCACAGCGCATGAACAGATTAAGTTTTTAAGCAAGTGTGTGCACCAAATTACATCTGCCTGGATGAAATGTCACACTTGAAAGTTTAAAGTCCCATAGAAACATGTGGCTTTAACACCCTCtccacaggaaagaaaaaggttgctaactctgaaacacaaatgaaaGGTTCAAAAGGTCCTCAGATAATTACATCCATGACTTgcttcacacacaaaaaaaaaaccaccaacaaaaaaacaaccaccaaaaaaacccgaacacaaaccccaaaactgatCAGGATGGCTGCTTTGAAGGGTGTCAGATATGAATTGGGAAAGCTGGGCAGGTAGGGAGGCAGCAGCTAgttcatttctgtatttaggGCTGAGCTTCACCAGGGCATTAACAGCACCCAGAACGTGAAACACACTCCGGCTGCCACCGCACCCGGCCCCCACATCACACCTCGGGGACGAGGGTGCCCGCGAACAGGCTGCCATGCTGCGGCCTGCTCATGGGGCAGAGGTTCCGTGcctcctggctttgctggcagcgcttcagcagctgtgggacagcacgttgaaggcagcagcaggcagggcctggcagcagcagctggcagggccaggccgggccccccccagccccccggtCCGTGCTGGCACGAAGCTGCGCTCCCTGAGAGGCCCCCACCGAAGCAGTCAGGGCAGCTGCCCCCGCCACCGCCTTCGGTGGGCTTGCAGCGGAGGAGAGGGGCAGCACTACGGCAAGGGCAGCTCCGGGTGACGGGCTGGGCTCCCCCACGCCCCCGGGCCCCCGCAGCACCCCCGGGCCCAGCCGGCCACGAAGTCATCCCAGAGGGGCCAccaccctgtgcccccagccctgcggcCTCCCTGCGCCTCTGCTTCCCCGGAGACCCCCAGGGTCTCGTAACCACCATGTGGGGCTGCCTGACACCCAGGGGACCCCCAGGTTCCCTAGAGCTCCCCGCGCCACTCCTGCCCCGTAAGGGGACCCCCAGGTGTCCATAACCCCCCCATAGCAGCGCCTGCCCCATGGGCACCCCCAAGTGCCTCAAAGCCCCCGTGCCCTTGGGACTCCCTGTCCCACAGAAGGCCCCTTCGGCCCCCCCGTACCCCCAGCCCTCCGGAGGCCCGCTCCGTGGCCCCGGTGCCGGCCCCGCCTCACCCGCCAGCCCGGGCCGCCCCTCCAGCTCCGCACACCCCGCGCCGGGCGGACCGGGACCACCGAGGCGAGGCGCAGAGCGGCACCTGCCGGCTGACCCCGGAAGTGCGGCCCAGCCCGGAAGGGCGCGCGGGGAAGCACGtccgggcggcggggccggcggcggcagAGGTgtgcggcgggccggggcgcggggccgcggggcgggcggggcggggcgggctcGGCCACCCTCctcccggggcgggcggcgggccgcTGCCTCGCTGCGCGACGCCAGGTTTTACCTGGCGGCGTCCGGAATCGGGGGAAACGGCGCAGCGGCGCGCAGGCCCTCCGCGCCCACCCCGCTGCTGAGGGAGAGCTCGGGGGCCTGCGTCGCTGTTTTGGCATGGgaatggggggaggggggcaggctTCTGGCGTGACGTCAGGCCCGCGTGACGTCAGGCCCGCGTGACGTCAGGCGACGTGGCCTGGGCTCCCTCGGCTGCAATGGGGAGTGTGTTTCCCCTGTAGAGTTTTATGCCTGATCGTTTTCAGCTGACAGAGGGAAAACGCTTGGGGGTGTGTGCAGTGTCAGGCAGCCGCGGGGCCGCGTCCACGGCGGGACACCGGGTCCTGTGCGGCAGCGAGGTCGactctcctctcctgcagatTTTCTCCTTACGTAGGTTTCTGGCCTGTGGGTGCAGCTGCACCCCCACGGAGCCTTCACGGGTGCCGGCTGAAGGTGAGCCCTCCCTGCGGCCTCCCGCGCTGGGAACCCCGGTAATGGCTCTCATCCAGACCACACCATCTATTTTCATAAACTTCCCGGGAGTTAATGTCTGCGGGTCTCTGCCAAATGCGGTTTCCTGATTGGAAAGAGGGTCACGGGGCCCTCGCAGGACGGTCACGGCGGCCTTATTTCTTAAAGACACCACCCTGCAAGTAGGAGGGACACGTGCTCTGTGCAGAAGTGATCCATTTAGTGTGCATTAGTACCAATTAGCTTGTTGTAACTGCCAAAACAGATTGCCGTGTTGTGTGCCAGAAGTGAGAGGAGTCTGTGGTTTTTCAGGTGTGTCTCGGTTTATTACTTCACATTTCTACAGGTATGAAATGATGTTATAAGCAGTGAATGTAAAACCATATATCCTGCAACCTCTTGGGCCCCAGTTTTGCAGTGCCTTATAAATGTTGTAATTTTAAGTACTATCAGTACTTCCATTGACCTCAGTGGGGCTACTTATAATGCTCTTGAGTTAAACACAAATAGACTTCTTTAGGATAAGAGCCAAAGATGACTCATACAAGCGTATGCCTCACGGATTTTTATCTTTCCACTGCTGTTTGTTGTTACAACTTACGGCTTAATAAAGGTTAAATATGTTGAGCTCAACTTCAGGTTCAGTTGTAAAAAAGCCAGTTTTATTCTGCACATTTCATCTTGCTTGGGCTTAATGCTTTCTTGAGTAATTGTGGTGTTGGCACTGTTCATGCTTTATCCTTTTTGGATCCTTTATCAGTTCCAGCAGCTGTTTTGCATAAGTGTGATAGTTGAAGAATATGAATTTCacaaatcattttatttttcccagcaCTCGGCAGTGAGAGACCATTGTCTGCTTAGCAATAATGGCTTTTCCAAAAGTGAAATGTGACAAACAATTCCTAATAAATCAGACCTCGAAGGGTTTAATAGTAAAATTCAATGACCCATCACCAATGTTTTAT
It includes:
- the FAM114A2 gene encoding protein FAM114A2 isoform X1: MPKQRRRPPSSPSAAGWARRACAPLRRFPRFRTPPVMSEKDSGENLKEETSYKDENEQKAEELGCTDSTEEQELEPVPMTRKRPELKPPSQPAATEEPAAESLMVSDSPAAVQTGWGYWGSWGKSLLSTASATVATVGQGISNVIEKAETTLGIPSPSEISSEARDATRGSENPGAGSTDAVDDGSSFPIAGALGVLSTISTAVQSTGKSVISGGLDALEFIGKKTMDVIAEGDPGFKKTKGLMNRNSTLSQVLREAKEKEEQQTATEVTMATEKKAHYGLLFDEFQGLSHLEALEMLSRESESKVKSVLNTLSGEVLDTLKEEMQQLKEAFSLPEFFEEEEEERKGDEEFTKEVTELFSELRISSKPDKLIMVRTSAHEWIARFNSSLPKEEKESEENQEVESRDGDHDAKISVEDVHAFAIRSLAELTACSIEMFHKTAALFLHGQKQEVTATDRAKSLSQTTILLCKELSTFSKEFTTCLTTAGVKEKADVLNPLITGVFLEASNSASYIQDAFQLLLPVLQISLIEARTELSQCDGLVPQSSLASVKCRQS
- the FAM114A2 gene encoding protein FAM114A2 isoform X2; this encodes MPKQRRRPPSSPSAAGWARRACAPLRRFPRFRTPPVMSEKDSGENLKEETSYKDENEQKAEELGCTDSTEEQELEPVPMTRKRPELKPPSQPAATEEPAAESLMVSDSPAAVQTGWGYWGSWGKSLLSTASATVATVGQGISNVIEKAETTLGIPSPSEISSEARDATRGSENPGAGSTDAVDDGSSFPIAGALGVLSTISTAVQSTGKSVISGGLDALEFIGKKTMDVIAEGDPGFKKTKGLMNRNSTLSQVLREAKEKEEQQTATEVTMATEKKAHYGLLFDEFQGLSHLEALEMLSRESESKVKSVLNTLSGEVLDTLKEEMQQLKEAFSLPEFFEEEEEERKGDEEFTKEVTELFSELRISSKPDKLIMVRTSAHEWIARFNSSLPKEEKESEENQEVESRDGDHDAKISVEDVHAFAIRSLAELTACSIEMFHKTAALFLHGQKQEVTATDRAKSLSQTTILLCKELSTFSKEFTTCLTTAGVKEKADVLNPLITGVFLEASNSASYIQDAFQLLLPVLQISLIEARTELSQVLAPA
- the FAM114A2 gene encoding protein FAM114A2 isoform X3: MSEKDSGENLKEETSYKDENEQKAEELGCTDSTEEQELEPVPMTRKRPELKPPSQPAATEEPAAESLMVSDSPAAVQTGWGYWGSWGKSLLSTASATVATVGQGISNVIEKAETTLGIPSPSEISSEARDATRGSENPGAGSTDAVDDGSSFPIAGALGVLSTISTAVQSTGKSVISGGLDALEFIGKKTMDVIAEGDPGFKKTKGLMNRNSTLSQVLREAKEKEEQQTATEVTMATEKKAHYGLLFDEFQGLSHLEALEMLSRESESKVKSVLNTLSGEVLDTLKEEMQQLKEAFSLPEFFEEEEEERKGDEEFTKEVTELFSELRISSKPDKLIMVRTSAHEWIARFNSSLPKEEKESEENQEVESRDGDHDAKISVEDVHAFAIRSLAELTACSIEMFHKTAALFLHGQKQEVTATDRAKSLSQTTILLCKELSTFSKEFTTCLTTAGVKEKADVLNPLITGVFLEASNSASYIQDAFQLLLPVLQISLIEARTELSQCDGLVPQSSLASVKCRQS